A genomic window from Pseudokineococcus lusitanus includes:
- a CDS encoding ABC transporter ATP-binding protein has product MRDALVVTAARRRLGGREVLRGLDLAVARGEVAAVLGASGCGKTTLLRVVAGFEPLDAGTVAVAGAVVTAPGRRTAPERRAVGYVPQEGALFPHLSVGRNVGFGLGRGRGGRAARERVAHVLELVGLPGAADAAPHELSGGQQQRVAVARALAPRPALVLLDEPFSALDAGLREEVRGVVRAALRADGATAVLVTHDREEALGWADHLAVMVDGAVAQSGTPEQVHGQPASPVVARFLGAGALLPAVLDRGRARTSAGVLEARGAVVDGPATVLVRADQVVVHAADDAAARGVPATVVGQRFRGADALVTARPASGPPLDAVVPPGAAAAPGSRVRVEVRGAVLVWPDPAAGSGR; this is encoded by the coding sequence GTGAGGGACGCCCTCGTCGTCACGGCCGCCCGGCGCCGGCTCGGCGGGCGGGAGGTGCTGCGCGGGCTCGACCTCGCCGTCGCCCGCGGCGAGGTCGCCGCCGTGCTCGGCGCGTCCGGGTGCGGCAAGACGACGCTGCTGCGGGTCGTGGCGGGCTTCGAGCCGCTCGACGCCGGCACGGTCGCGGTCGCGGGCGCGGTCGTCACGGCACCCGGCCGCCGCACCGCTCCCGAGCGCCGCGCGGTGGGCTACGTCCCGCAGGAGGGGGCGCTGTTCCCGCACCTCTCGGTCGGCCGCAACGTCGGCTTCGGGCTCGGCCGCGGCCGGGGTGGCCGTGCCGCCCGCGAGCGCGTCGCCCACGTCCTCGAGCTCGTCGGCCTGCCCGGCGCCGCGGACGCCGCGCCCCACGAGCTGTCCGGGGGGCAGCAGCAGCGCGTGGCGGTCGCACGTGCCCTCGCCCCCCGCCCCGCGCTCGTCCTCCTCGACGAGCCCTTCTCCGCGCTCGACGCGGGCCTGCGCGAGGAGGTGCGCGGCGTCGTCCGCGCGGCCCTGCGGGCCGACGGGGCCACCGCCGTGCTCGTCACGCACGACCGGGAGGAAGCACTCGGCTGGGCGGACCACCTCGCCGTCATGGTCGACGGCGCCGTGGCGCAGAGCGGAACGCCGGAGCAGGTGCACGGGCAGCCGGCGTCGCCGGTCGTCGCCCGCTTCCTCGGGGCCGGGGCGCTGCTGCCCGCGGTGCTCGACCGGGGGCGCGCCCGGACGTCGGCGGGCGTGCTCGAGGCGCGCGGCGCCGTCGTCGACGGACCGGCGACGGTGCTCGTCCGTGCCGACCAGGTCGTCGTCCACGCGGCGGACGACGCCGCCGCCCGCGGCGTGCCCGCCACCGTGGTCGGGCAGCGCTTCCGGGGCGCCGACGCGCTCGTCACCGCCCGGCCGGCCTCCGGCCCGCCGCTCGACGCCGTCGTGCCGCCCGGGGCCGCCGCTGCGCCGGGCAGTCGCGTCCGGGTGGAGGTACGGGGGGCCGTCCTCGTCTGGCCGGACCCCGCGGCAGGCAGCGGGCGCTGA
- a CDS encoding aldo/keto reductase, which produces MADTLPTRTLGSAANGTELTVSALGLGCMGMSAFYGALDETESTATLHAALDAGVTFLDTADMYGPFTNEELVGRAIASRRDEVVLATKFGNELLPDGGRRVNGRPEYVRSACDASLRRLGVDVIDLYYQHRVDTSVPVEDTWGAMAELVQAGKVRHLGISEAAPETIRRAHATHPVTALQTEWSLWTRDVEEDGVLATTRELGIGFVPYSPLGRGFLSGAIRSTDDLAEDDFRRANPRFQGENMTRNLELVDEVRALAEAKGATAGQVALTWLLAKGPDVVPIPGTKRRTYLAENVGAVDVVLTREELDRLEAVLPVGATAGERYPDMSTVRR; this is translated from the coding sequence ACCCGCACGCTCGGCAGCGCCGCGAACGGCACCGAGCTCACCGTCTCCGCCCTCGGGCTGGGCTGCATGGGCATGAGCGCCTTCTACGGCGCGCTCGACGAGACCGAGTCGACGGCGACGCTCCACGCCGCGCTCGACGCCGGCGTGACCTTCCTCGACACCGCCGACATGTACGGGCCCTTCACCAACGAGGAGCTCGTCGGCCGGGCGATCGCCTCCCGGCGGGACGAGGTGGTCCTCGCCACCAAGTTCGGCAACGAGCTCCTGCCCGACGGCGGGCGCCGCGTCAACGGCCGCCCGGAGTACGTGCGCTCGGCCTGCGACGCGAGCCTGCGACGGCTCGGCGTCGACGTCATCGACCTCTACTACCAGCACCGCGTCGACACCTCCGTGCCCGTCGAGGACACCTGGGGCGCCATGGCCGAGCTGGTGCAGGCCGGCAAGGTCCGCCACCTCGGCATCAGCGAGGCGGCGCCGGAGACGATCCGTCGGGCGCACGCCACCCACCCCGTCACGGCCCTCCAGACGGAGTGGTCGCTGTGGACGCGCGACGTCGAGGAGGACGGCGTGCTCGCGACGACGCGGGAGCTCGGCATCGGCTTCGTGCCCTACTCGCCGCTCGGGCGCGGCTTCCTCTCCGGCGCGATCCGCAGCACGGACGACCTGGCGGAGGACGACTTCCGCCGGGCGAACCCGCGCTTCCAGGGCGAGAACATGACGCGCAACCTCGAGCTCGTCGACGAGGTCCGCGCGCTCGCGGAGGCGAAGGGAGCCACGGCCGGTCAGGTCGCGCTCACGTGGCTCCTGGCGAAGGGGCCCGACGTCGTGCCCATCCCCGGCACCAAGCGCCGCACCTACCTCGCGGAGAACGTCGGCGCCGTCGACGTCGTCCTGACGCGCGAGGAGCTCGACCGGCTCGAGGCCGTGCTGCCCGTCGGCGCCACCGCGGGCGAGCGCTACCCGGACATGAGCACCGTCCGGCGCTGA
- a CDS encoding ABC transporter permease: MLASRADPAVLGAVLARPRTLELLLVTVALAAVVTAACLVVGVGTAWLLERTDLRGRRAWAVLAVLPLAVPSYVMAYTWVSALPGTAGFGGAALVLTLSCSPYVVLPVAASLRGLDPAPEEAARSLGLGPGAVALRVVLPQVRPAAASGGLLVAVYVLSDFGAVAIMRQETLTRSIATGLGSSFDRTPAVVLSLLLVALTVLVVTGESRSRAGTRYARLGPGSARTARPARLGRAGAPAAAALGLVAAAGLGLPLASIVGWLVVGRSGGLDGERLLAALGGSVGLAVGGAVLTTLAALPVGVLLARRGGRLARLLEAAVFTGHGVPSVVVALSLVFLTVRYLPAVYLTAPVVVVAYAVLFLPMAVGAVRASVAQSAPVLEDVARSLGRRPEQVLREVTVPLAAPGVAAGAALVLLSGMKELTATLMLHPTGTTTLALALWDETATRSYAAAAPYAAAVVLVSALPALLLGQHGRRRAGPPAGTAPGPSGGAA, from the coding sequence GTGCTCGCGAGCCGGGCGGACCCCGCGGTGCTGGGCGCCGTCCTCGCCCGGCCCCGGACGCTGGAGCTGCTGCTCGTCACGGTGGCGCTGGCCGCCGTCGTCACCGCGGCGTGCCTCGTCGTCGGGGTGGGGACGGCCTGGCTGCTCGAGCGCACCGACCTGCGCGGGCGCCGCGCCTGGGCCGTCCTCGCCGTCCTCCCGCTGGCCGTGCCGTCCTACGTCATGGCCTACACGTGGGTCTCCGCCCTGCCCGGGACGGCGGGCTTCGGCGGCGCCGCGCTCGTCCTCACCCTGTCCTGCAGCCCGTACGTCGTCCTGCCGGTGGCGGCCTCGCTGCGGGGGCTCGACCCGGCGCCCGAGGAGGCGGCCCGCTCGCTGGGCCTCGGTCCCGGGGCGGTGGCGCTGCGCGTCGTGCTGCCGCAGGTGCGTCCTGCCGCCGCGTCCGGCGGGCTGCTCGTCGCCGTCTACGTGCTCTCCGACTTCGGTGCCGTCGCGATCATGCGGCAGGAGACGCTGACCCGGAGCATCGCCACAGGGCTCGGGTCCAGCTTCGACCGCACGCCGGCGGTCGTCCTCTCCCTCCTGCTCGTGGCGCTCACCGTCCTCGTCGTCACCGGCGAGTCGCGCTCGCGCGCCGGCACCCGCTACGCGCGCCTGGGGCCCGGCAGCGCGCGGACCGCCCGCCCGGCCCGGCTCGGACGAGCCGGCGCTCCTGCCGCGGCCGCGCTGGGCCTCGTCGCCGCCGCCGGCCTCGGCCTGCCGCTGGCCAGCATCGTCGGGTGGCTCGTGGTGGGTCGCTCGGGCGGCCTCGACGGCGAGCGGCTGCTCGCCGCGCTCGGCGGGTCGGTCGGCCTCGCGGTCGGCGGCGCCGTCCTCACGACGCTCGCCGCCCTGCCCGTGGGGGTGCTGCTGGCCCGGCGCGGCGGCCGGCTCGCCCGCCTCCTCGAGGCCGCGGTGTTCACCGGCCACGGGGTGCCCTCCGTCGTCGTCGCGCTCTCCCTCGTCTTCCTCACCGTCCGCTACCTCCCGGCGGTCTACCTCACGGCGCCTGTCGTCGTCGTGGCCTACGCCGTCCTCTTCCTGCCCATGGCCGTGGGAGCGGTGCGGGCGTCCGTCGCGCAGTCGGCGCCGGTCCTGGAGGACGTGGCCCGCTCGCTCGGCCGACGTCCCGAACAGGTGCTGCGCGAGGTCACCGTGCCGTTGGCCGCGCCCGGTGTCGCCGCCGGCGCCGCCCTCGTCCTGCTCTCCGGCATGAAGGAGCTGACGGCCACGCTCATGCTCCATCCCACGGGCACGACCACCCTGGCGCTCGCGCTGTGGGACGAGACGGCGACCCGGTCCTACGCGGCCGCCGCCCCCTACGCCGCGGCGGTCGTCCTCGTCTCCGCGCTGCCCGCGCTGCTGCTCGGCCAGCACGGGCGACGGCGCGCCGGGCCCCCTGCGGGCACCGCACCCGGCCCGTCCGGGGGTGCGGCGTGA